In the Sporosarcina sp. ANT_H38 genome, one interval contains:
- the qoxC gene encoding cytochrome aa3 quinol oxidase subunit III, producing the protein MKIDNSLPLEYSTEQNKLNILGFWIFIGAEVMLFATLFATYFILENRTGNGPSGAEIFEITPVLIETILLLTSSFMIGLGVHAMRLGRKTAMMRFFAITLLLGLAFVGVEIYEFMHYVHVGAGLQTSAFTAALLTTLGTHGAHVTIGLFWGLIIILQVKKRGLTPETANKSFIFSLYWHFLDVVWIFIFSFIYLKGLM; encoded by the coding sequence ATGAAAATAGATAACTCGCTTCCACTTGAATATAGTACAGAACAGAATAAATTGAATATTTTAGGTTTCTGGATTTTCATTGGAGCCGAAGTAATGCTGTTTGCAACTCTTTTTGCAACCTATTTCATTCTAGAAAATCGAACGGGTAACGGACCTTCAGGGGCAGAGATTTTTGAAATCACTCCAGTGCTCATTGAAACGATTTTACTGTTAACAAGTAGTTTTATGATCGGTCTTGGCGTTCATGCAATGCGTCTCGGTAGAAAAACTGCCATGATGAGATTCTTTGCGATTACATTACTTCTAGGTCTGGCATTTGTAGGTGTGGAAATTTATGAGTTTATGCATTACGTCCATGTCGGAGCAGGCCTTCAAACAAGTGCATTCACAGCGGCCCTATTAACAACATTAGGGACGCATGGGGCTCACGTTACAATCGGTTTATTCTGGGGATTGATCATCATCCTACAAGTGAAAAAGCGTGGTTTGACGCCTGAGACAGCCAATAAGTCATTTATCTTTTCTCTGTATTGGCATTTCTTAGATGTAGTCTGGATCTTTATCTTCAGCTTCATCTACTTGAAAGGATTGATGTAA
- the qoxD gene encoding cytochrome aa3 quinol oxidase subunit IV: MSELFPRKQVMGFVFSLVLTAAALTVYFLDLSFAVGMTILLVTAFVQAAVQLVVFMHAGETEDKKSIYVNIYFAVALALITIFGSLLILVWDM; this comes from the coding sequence ATGAGCGAATTATTCCCGCGCAAACAAGTAATGGGCTTTGTCTTTTCGTTGGTTCTTACTGCAGCAGCATTGACTGTTTATTTCTTAGACCTGTCATTTGCAGTGGGGATGACAATTCTATTAGTCACAGCGTTCGTACAAGCAGCAGTTCAACTCGTTGTCTTTATGCATGCTGGTGAAACTGAGGATAAAAAGTCAATTTACGTAAACATCTATTTTGCAGTTGCATTAGCTCTAATCACTATTTTTGGTTCATTATTAATATTGGTTTGGGATATGTAA
- a CDS encoding DUF2207 domain-containing protein: MEAKSKILNTVKYVGLTVLTIGISIFLYGFFVSDYSAITGIGIGTIMSAVFIFLMGVFFVATEEMQEKTDKGIRIVQ; this comes from the coding sequence ATGGAAGCTAAATCCAAAATATTGAACACCGTTAAGTATGTTGGGCTCACAGTACTTACAATCGGAATCTCTATTTTCTTGTATGGCTTTTTTGTAAGCGATTACAGTGCAATAACAGGTATCGGCATTGGTACAATTATGAGCGCTGTTTTTATATTCCTAATGGGTGTTTTCTTTGTAGCGACAGAAGAAATGCAGGAAAAAACCGATAAAGGTATACGAATCGTTCAGTAA
- a CDS encoding phospholipase → MPRGRNSNFRFCILPGYNWCGPGAPINDVDAACKAHDDCYRKGENPCECDLDFLHRLHPIINQNTRKGRHARLLYNYMKLQSFFTCNFYR, encoded by the coding sequence TTGCCACGGGGAAGAAATTCAAATTTCCGTTTTTGTATTTTGCCAGGCTATAATTGGTGCGGACCAGGTGCTCCTATAAATGATGTAGATGCTGCTTGTAAAGCACATGATGATTGTTATCGTAAGGGTGAAAATCCATGTGAATGTGACCTAGATTTTCTTCATCGTCTACATCCTATAATAAATCAAAATACACGAAAAGGAAGGCATGCCCGTCTTCTTTATAACTATATGAAGTTACAGTCATTCTTCACCTGCAACTTTTATAGATAG
- a CDS encoding YnfA family protein, whose translation MITVILLFLFAGLAEIGGGYLIWQWLREGKSAYLGLIGGLVLALYGVIATFQHFPTFGRVYAAYGGVFIVLSVLWGWGVDKKMPDTYDWIGALICIIGVSVMLWAPRS comes from the coding sequence GTGATAACAGTAATACTGCTATTTTTATTTGCCGGCCTGGCTGAAATTGGGGGAGGATATCTCATTTGGCAGTGGTTAAGGGAAGGAAAGTCAGCATATTTGGGTCTTATCGGAGGACTTGTCTTAGCTTTGTACGGTGTGATTGCTACTTTCCAACACTTCCCGACCTTTGGCAGGGTGTATGCTGCTTATGGAGGGGTATTCATTGTACTATCTGTTCTTTGGGGATGGGGAGTCGATAAAAAGATGCCTGATACATACGATTGGATTGGTGCTTTAATTTGTATAATTGGTGTGTCTGTTATGTTATGGGCACCGAGAAGTTGA
- a CDS encoding ABC transporter substrate-binding protein produces MDKHLLTLWSSVPSGNIKQKKLADVLSLSTKQTARYIQKWSTEGWLTFNSGLGRGNVSTLLWLKNVEAVFEEHVTKLIDEEPVELSSKYLLLDWSTDCKQRLMNTFHSKFGYLQTTNDKLVVRRKYPFLTIHPLKAADVNSANLVANIFNRLVAVDEKGIVLPELAHSWDITPTKIRFYLKKDIRFHDGSILTAEDVVICLNKLRSYPQFQDLWAPVKSISVPAPLVIDICFPSRCSYCLHMLGTMNASIYKENNGDIFGTGCFYVQDNNDLKTTLVAFKDYFGERPLLDLVEFVQVPHNFEVVYSSSTQTKDRPTFQVESDSGFGVVIMNSFRNTPIRRKEIRDYVHYVIAKHRHEISKSDARILPNHQGCLIGQSQTYVTQEVKRPDFSVPLILKIVNYTEKTTMWIKDVLEKEGIPIEVKWVSFMDTIYDDTDNLHVDLFIHGEIFDLNQNFSFFHFLKNGYSPLATIMKIDKTLSRYLTDYALTPFDDWSSLNLKVEKALLENSIMIPLYYAKRQIPFSADLMNINIKHFGYVDFSKLWVQPNIEPT; encoded by the coding sequence GTGGATAAACACTTATTAACATTATGGAGCTCAGTTCCATCAGGAAATATCAAACAAAAAAAGCTAGCAGATGTACTTAGTTTAAGTACTAAGCAGACTGCGCGATACATCCAAAAATGGTCAACTGAAGGATGGCTGACATTTAATTCTGGACTTGGCAGGGGCAACGTATCAACGCTTCTGTGGTTAAAAAATGTAGAGGCTGTTTTTGAAGAGCATGTCACGAAGTTGATTGATGAGGAGCCTGTTGAACTGAGTAGTAAGTATTTATTATTAGACTGGTCAACGGATTGTAAACAGCGATTAATGAATACGTTTCATTCAAAGTTTGGGTACCTACAAACCACAAATGACAAGCTTGTTGTTCGAAGAAAATACCCATTTTTGACGATACATCCTTTAAAAGCTGCCGATGTAAATAGTGCAAACTTGGTTGCGAATATCTTCAATCGACTGGTTGCAGTTGATGAAAAAGGCATTGTCTTACCCGAACTTGCACATAGTTGGGATATAACTCCAACTAAAATTAGGTTCTATCTAAAAAAAGATATTAGGTTCCATGATGGCTCTATATTAACTGCAGAAGATGTGGTCATTTGCTTAAACAAGCTACGTAGTTACCCGCAATTTCAAGATTTGTGGGCGCCTGTAAAAAGCATTAGTGTGCCAGCTCCGTTAGTGATTGACATTTGTTTTCCAAGTAGATGTAGCTATTGTTTACACATGCTCGGAACGATGAATGCTAGTATTTATAAAGAAAATAATGGTGATATATTTGGTACAGGCTGTTTTTATGTCCAAGATAACAATGATTTGAAAACAACTTTAGTCGCTTTTAAGGACTACTTTGGTGAAAGACCTCTATTAGATTTAGTAGAATTTGTGCAAGTACCACATAATTTCGAAGTAGTTTATAGTTCATCAACACAGACAAAAGATCGGCCCACATTTCAGGTAGAAAGTGATTCTGGCTTTGGCGTCGTCATTATGAATTCGTTTCGAAATACGCCGATTCGGCGAAAGGAAATTCGCGATTATGTACATTATGTAATCGCAAAACATCGTCATGAAATTAGTAAAAGTGATGCCCGCATTTTGCCAAATCATCAAGGTTGCCTGATCGGACAAAGTCAAACTTATGTTACACAGGAAGTGAAACGTCCAGATTTTTCAGTTCCACTTATTTTAAAAATAGTTAATTACACTGAGAAAACAACCATGTGGATAAAAGATGTATTAGAAAAAGAGGGTATACCTATCGAAGTAAAATGGGTTTCTTTTATGGATACTATTTACGATGACACAGATAACCTGCATGTCGACCTTTTTATTCACGGAGAAATATTTGATTTGAATCAAAACTTTTCATTTTTTCATTTCCTTAAAAATGGATACTCGCCCTTAGCTACTATCATGAAAATTGATAAAACATTAAGTCGTTATCTAACTGACTATGCACTTACCCCCTTTGATGATTGGTCATCATTAAATTTGAAGGTGGAAAAAGCACTACTTGAAAACTCCATAATGATCCCGTTGTATTACGCTAAACGTCAAATCCCATTCTCAGCAGATCTGATGAATATCAATATTAAGCATTTTGGTTATGTTGATTTTTCTAAGCTATGGGTGCAACCTAATATTGAACCCACTTAG
- a CDS encoding MFS transporter has protein sequence MIWKYYPRNIKVRLLTSFFNRAVSSAIMPFMALFFAQEINKVWAGIFLLFTVVVSFFVNLIGGYISDRFPRKRVLVLTSFASACMFLIMTVSLYPKENVIWLFAIAYIAYIVTSSLGRPAMHAIIMDSTTPDNRKAVYALDYWLVNLSMAIGAALGGLLYLNHQIELFALLTITSIILPIAYKIWLIDEQTSQFRKQHHNVFLDLIQNYKIAFRDIPFVKVVLGSMFIFSAEFSLNSYIGVRLAETFESIHIGGFEVAGVRMLSILNIENMLLVVCFTFMINKFTDRFSKQKVILIGLIIYGIGYVTVMSANTWYILMLFNLIATLGELIYSPVRNAEQANMIPVDKRGSYSAFSNISFSGADLIARSTIIIGAYLIPTMMSVYIGIILMIGIFLVYTGLFIRRPVK, from the coding sequence ATGATTTGGAAATACTATCCACGTAATATTAAAGTTCGTTTACTGACATCTTTTTTTAATCGTGCTGTATCATCAGCGATCATGCCATTTATGGCCTTATTTTTCGCACAGGAAATAAATAAAGTATGGGCGGGTATATTTTTATTATTTACTGTTGTCGTCAGTTTTTTTGTGAATTTAATCGGTGGTTATATTTCAGATCGATTTCCACGTAAAAGAGTATTAGTACTAACTTCATTTGCAAGTGCATGTATGTTTTTGATTATGACAGTCAGCTTATACCCTAAAGAGAATGTGATTTGGCTATTTGCAATTGCTTACATTGCTTACATAGTTACAAGCAGTCTTGGACGACCTGCAATGCATGCGATTATTATGGATTCGACCACACCGGATAATCGAAAAGCCGTTTATGCACTCGATTATTGGCTTGTGAATTTGTCTATGGCAATTGGCGCTGCCCTTGGTGGCTTGTTATATTTGAATCACCAAATCGAGCTATTCGCATTACTTACAATTACTTCGATAATCTTACCGATTGCTTATAAAATTTGGCTCATTGATGAGCAGACTAGTCAATTTAGAAAACAACACCATAATGTTTTTTTGGATTTAATTCAAAACTATAAAATCGCTTTCCGGGATATTCCGTTTGTCAAAGTTGTACTTGGCTCGATGTTTATTTTTTCGGCAGAATTTTCTTTAAATAGTTATATTGGTGTTCGTCTAGCGGAAACATTTGAATCCATACATATTGGCGGATTTGAAGTCGCTGGCGTACGTATGTTAAGCATCCTTAATATTGAAAACATGCTACTTGTTGTATGCTTTACGTTTATGATCAATAAGTTCACCGATCGTTTCAGCAAGCAAAAAGTAATACTGATTGGACTTATTATATATGGTATTGGTTATGTCACTGTCATGTCAGCAAACACATGGTATATTTTGATGTTGTTTAATTTGATCGCTACGCTTGGTGAACTAATCTATTCACCTGTTCGTAATGCAGAACAAGCGAATATGATTCCAGTAGACAAACGGGGTTCTTATTCGGCTTTTTCAAACATTTCATTTAGCGGGGCAGATTTAATCGCTCGTTCGACTATTATCATAGGTGCTTATTTAATACCTACAATGATGTCCGTTTATATTGGAATTATTTTGATGATAGGTATCTTCCTCGTGTATACTGGGTTATTTATAAGAAGGCCCGTTAAATAG